In Ipomoea triloba cultivar NCNSP0323 chromosome 7, ASM357664v1, a single genomic region encodes these proteins:
- the LOC116025697 gene encoding reticulon-like protein B21, with translation MMDVGRRRGNGVVSGSVWDNRIKLYDGKGGIKALINTSQTEQSQNSPEIMNQIPLQEDKKLAMATKPRSPTVVAASGKRKSWKSESLEGNPLQSPRKRSELCKNIEDLSKKTRSVVQKQKGPELRNVKSESSKLLNDDNGNGKLRTSNSLQLVKAKSASPKDLDDGRSSRKELKFEENKEQETKNCEGEVKQFEENKVVLEGENENKPNGMISRARSEEEEEEEIEVCEEKVITSNMELALIISPPKVEETENLNDQEDEEEEECGIDEAEEEEDESETKTENKSVVVVKKMSVSEQYKPNKIVTEEKKKIVHSYDRSVPLSPIVKKQPPPINGHARFHPTPSKPKQVPVSEDSQSFSRPQSRLQSLVDLVMWRDASKSALVFGVGTFLIISSSYTQDIKVSLVSVVSYMSLLYLAVIFLFRSLIHRGGSAVGERSEYVVGEEEAIWVLRLILPSINEFLLKIRALFSGDPATTMKMAVLLFVLAQCGSSITIWKMAKLGFFGVFIVPKVCSSYSTQLTAYGKFWVRRFRDAWESCTHKKAVAFGIFTLVWNLSTFMARIWAAFMLYVAFRYYQESMVREGWDGESTNAKAEEVEAKIGQRQVGRMSTFMDTTKQKRPF, from the exons ATGATGGATGTGGGGAGAAGGAGAGGCAATGGCGTGGTGTCAGGTTCTGTTTGGGACAACAGAATAAAACTTTATGATGGCAAAGGCGGCATCAAAGCCCTCATCAACACTTCCCAAACTGAACAAAGCCAGAATTCCCCAGAAATAATGAATCAAATTCCTCTTCAAGAAGACAAGAAATTGGCCATGGCGACAAAACCCAGAAGCCCTACTGTTGTTGCGGCGAGTGGGAAGAGAAAATCTTGGAAATCTGAGAGCTTGGAGGGAAACCCATTACAGAGTCCCAGAAAAAGATCCGAGCTTTGCAAGAACATTGAAGATTTGAGCAAGAAGACAAGATCTGTGGTGCAGAAACAGAAGGGGCCTGAGCTCAGAAATGTGAAATCAGAGTCCAGTAAGCTCTTGAATGATGACAATGGCAATGGGAAGTTGAGGACTTCCAATTCCCTCCAGTTGGTGAAGGCAAAATCTGCATCCCCTAAGGATCTTGATGATGGGAGGAGCAGCAGGAAGGAGCTGAAATTCgaggaaaataaggaacaagaAACAAAGAATTGTGAGGGGGAAGTGAAAcaatttgaagaaaataaggttGTTTTGGAGGGAGAGAATGAGAATAAGCCAAATGGGATGATTAGTAGAGCAAGATctgaagaagaggaggaggaggagattGAGGTGTGTGAAGAAAAAGTCATCACAAGCAATATGGAATTGGCTCTGATCATATCTCCACCTAAAGTGGAAGAAACTGAGAATCTGAATGatcaagaagatgaagaagaagaagaatgtggAATTGATGAGgctgaagaagaagaggatgaaaGTGAAACCAAGACAGAGAACAAGAGTGTTGTTGTTGTGAAAAAAATGAGTGTATCAGAACAGTATAAGCCAAACAAGATTGTGacagaagagaagaaaaagattgTTCACAGCTATGATAGATCTGTGCCCTTATCCCCAATTGTCAAGAAACAGCCTCCTCCCATTAATGGACATGCCAGATTTCACCCCACTCCTTCAAAACCCAaacaag TTCCAGTTTCAGAGGACTCCCAATCATTTTCTAGGCCCCAGAGCAGATTACAGAGCTTGG TTGATCTGGTGATGTGGAGAGATGCATCAAAGTCAGCATTAGTGTTTGGGGTTGGAACATTCCTAATTATCTCTTCTTCATACACTCAAGACATTAAAGTCAG CTTGGTGTCTGTGGTTTCCTATATGAGTCTGCTCTATCTTGCTGTAATTTTCCTCTTCAGATCCCTCATCCACAG GGGAGGCAGTGCTGTGGGTGAGAGAAGTGAGTATGTAGTTGGAGAGGAGGAAGCAATCTGGGTACTGAGATTGATACTTCCATCTATAAATGAGTTTCTCTTGAAGATCAGAGCCCTTTTCTCTGGAGATCCTGCAACAACAATGAAG ATGGCAGTTTTACTCTTTGTTTTGGCACAATGTGGCAGCTCCATAACCATTTGGAAAATGGCCAAATTGG GCTTTTTTGGAGTATTCATAGTGCCAAAAGTCTGCTCCTCCTACTCCACTCAGTTAACTGCATATG gtAAATTTTGGGTTAGAAGATTCAGAGACGCATGGGAATCGTGCACTCATAAAAAAGCCGTAGCGTTTGGCATATTTACACTCGTATGGAATCTATCTACATTCATGGCAAGAATTTGGGCAg CGTTCATGTTGTATGTGGCATTTAGATACTACCAAGAATCAATGGTGAGAGAAGGATGGGATGGTGAGAGCACAAATGCAAAAGCAGAGGAAGTGGAAGCCAAGATTGGGCAGAGACAAGTTGGAAGGATGTCCACTTTTATGGAtactacaaaacaaaagagacCATTTTAA